One stretch of Flavobacterium sp. 9 DNA includes these proteins:
- a CDS encoding HAMP domain-containing sensor histidine kinase — protein MFKVNFFRKLRFPNVFILLLIVFISCALLICINIFTIKILSANRAYVNGESHYSKGQKDASRHLITYLFTKDKNQWKLYQEELKVPQGDGIARETLMKAGDNEVARKALLIGRNHKEDLDDLIWLFVNFKQVSYLSKAINEWGQGDQLIFKLFVIGEQINAKINHNILSIEDQKKFLQQISTISDKLTINERNFSNTLGEGTRKIKFLLTIFNVIFILIIVCSVCLYYSIMVKRLLFSKKETEAKNENLILVNHELDRFVYSASHDLRSPITSLKGLIEITQLEDDVDQIKDYLSLMYQSLTKQDQFISDIIDYSKNKRKLIIVEPVSLQDLFNEAISQLMHIENANRITFRQELLVDQIQSDGLRLKIIISNLLSNAIKYADNSKQEMFISIKTYIQEGFNKIEVADNGIGINDEFKDYIFEMYYGTNKNKGSGLGLYIVKEAVENIKGNISVFSESNIGSKFIVTIPNAYGT, from the coding sequence ATGTTTAAGGTCAATTTTTTCAGAAAACTGCGTTTTCCAAATGTTTTTATTCTTTTATTAATTGTATTTATTTCTTGTGCTTTATTAATTTGTATTAACATTTTTACGATCAAAATCTTATCTGCTAACAGGGCATATGTTAACGGTGAATCGCATTACTCAAAAGGTCAAAAAGATGCTTCACGCCATCTTATAACTTATCTTTTTACCAAAGACAAAAATCAATGGAAATTATATCAGGAAGAATTAAAAGTCCCTCAAGGAGATGGTATTGCCCGTGAAACGCTTATGAAAGCCGGTGACAATGAAGTTGCCCGAAAAGCACTACTTATAGGTAGAAATCATAAGGAAGATCTTGATGATTTGATTTGGCTATTTGTGAATTTCAAACAAGTTTCTTATTTATCAAAAGCTATAAATGAATGGGGTCAGGGAGATCAACTAATCTTTAAATTATTTGTTATTGGTGAACAAATCAATGCCAAAATAAATCACAATATTCTAAGTATTGAAGATCAGAAAAAATTTCTTCAGCAAATTAGTACTATAAGTGACAAATTAACCATTAACGAACGAAACTTCTCAAACACACTTGGTGAAGGAACTCGAAAAATAAAGTTTTTACTAACCATATTCAACGTTATTTTCATCTTGATTATAGTATGTAGTGTTTGCCTATATTATTCGATAATGGTAAAACGGTTATTATTTTCAAAGAAAGAAACCGAAGCTAAAAACGAAAATCTGATTCTTGTCAATCATGAACTTGATCGTTTTGTTTACAGCGCTTCTCATGATTTAAGATCTCCTATAACTTCTTTAAAAGGTTTAATCGAAATTACACAATTGGAAGATGATGTTGATCAAATTAAAGATTACCTGAGTTTAATGTATCAAAGCCTCACAAAACAAGATCAATTTATTAGCGACATTATTGATTATTCAAAAAATAAACGAAAATTAATTATAGTAGAACCCGTGAGTTTGCAGGATTTATTCAATGAGGCTATCTCACAATTGATGCATATTGAGAATGCAAACAGAATAACTTTTAGACAAGAATTATTGGTTGATCAAATTCAGAGTGATGGCTTGCGTCTAAAAATTATTATCAGCAATCTGCTTTCTAATGCTATAAAATATGCCGATAATAGTAAACAAGAAATGTTCATCTCTATAAAAACTTATATTCAGGAAGGTTTTAATAAAATTGAAGTTGCTGATAACGGAATTGGCATCAACGATGAGTTCAAGGATTATATTTTTGAAATGTATTATGGTACAAATAAAAACAAAGGATCTGGTTTAGGTCTTTATATTGTAAAAGAGGCTGTGGAGAATATTAAAGGAAACATTTCTGTGTTTTCAGAAAGCAATATCGGCAGTAAGTTTATTGTAACAATTCCTAATGCCTATGGAACTTAA
- a CDS encoding LysM peptidoglycan-binding domain-containing protein, translating into MVFRLIIVLFFFSVGVFSQEKFIKHKISKGENLSVIAKKYGVKTKDIEEANPNAPKILKLNSVLLIPNNNKKGTTKKTEIAANTTPAIISNSGQHEVREKENLWVISKKYNISVDDLKKANPSLENEDLKIGQKLNIPSSAVVSNEKTTKNQNTEKPEIISSTDVEVVVEVKPKETKYLIAKKYGITVAELERQNPSIKKKLPVGSVLKIRTSKEKADQQIKDNSVASQTQVAENTGTTSETTEAVKPEIIPATTDVEVVVEVQSKETKYSIAKKYGITVKELEKQNPFIKRKLSVGYVLKIRTSKEKADAAAGLSTTPQSNENLSTPSQVADNSEIKKDTTTVFRVGNHSDLVNQLIVNATENIGIRYRSGGTTKAGFDCSGLMICTFNNFDIKLPRSSIEQSRIGMKVNSEEAQKGDLIFFRTNGRRHINHVGMVVEVLDGEIKFVHSSTHGGVMISSTKEPYYGRTFTQVNRVLQ; encoded by the coding sequence ATGGTTTTTAGATTAATTATAGTATTGTTTTTTTTCAGTGTTGGTGTTTTTTCTCAGGAAAAGTTTATCAAGCACAAAATATCAAAAGGAGAAAATCTATCTGTAATTGCTAAAAAATATGGTGTAAAAACTAAAGACATTGAAGAAGCCAATCCTAATGCGCCTAAAATTCTAAAACTAAATTCAGTTCTGTTAATCCCGAATAATAATAAAAAAGGAACTACGAAAAAAACTGAAATTGCTGCCAATACTACTCCTGCAATAATTTCAAATTCAGGTCAGCACGAAGTCCGGGAAAAAGAAAATCTTTGGGTAATTTCAAAAAAATATAATATCTCTGTTGATGATTTAAAGAAAGCAAATCCTTCGTTGGAAAATGAAGATTTGAAAATTGGACAGAAACTGAATATTCCTTCTAGTGCTGTTGTGTCGAATGAAAAGACAACGAAAAATCAGAATACAGAGAAGCCGGAAATAATTTCTTCGACAGATGTTGAAGTTGTTGTTGAGGTAAAACCGAAAGAAACGAAATATCTGATTGCTAAAAAATACGGAATAACAGTTGCAGAATTGGAACGTCAAAATCCATCGATCAAAAAGAAATTGCCTGTTGGATCTGTTTTAAAAATTAGAACTTCAAAAGAAAAAGCAGATCAGCAAATAAAAGATAATTCTGTTGCGTCTCAAACTCAGGTTGCAGAAAATACTGGAACAACTTCAGAAACTACCGAAGCTGTAAAACCGGAAATTATTCCAGCGACAACAGATGTTGAAGTAGTTGTTGAGGTACAATCTAAAGAAACAAAGTACTCAATTGCTAAAAAATACGGAATCACAGTTAAAGAACTGGAAAAACAAAATCCGTTTATCAAAAGAAAGTTATCGGTAGGTTACGTTTTAAAAATTCGTACTTCAAAAGAAAAGGCTGATGCTGCAGCAGGTTTGTCAACAACTCCGCAAAGCAATGAAAATTTATCAACTCCAAGCCAGGTTGCAGATAATTCGGAAATTAAAAAAGATACAACTACAGTATTTAGAGTAGGTAATCATTCTGATTTAGTGAATCAATTGATTGTAAATGCAACTGAAAATATTGGAATACGATATCGATCGGGTGGAACCACAAAAGCAGGATTTGACTGTTCGGGATTAATGATTTGTACTTTTAATAATTTTGATATTAAACTCCCAAGAAGTTCTATCGAGCAATCTAGAATTGGAATGAAAGTCAATTCAGAAGAAGCGCAAAAAGGCGATTTGATTTTCTTTAGAACCAATGGAAGAAGGCATATTAACCATGTTGGAATGGTAGTTGAAGTATTAGATGGAGAAATTAAATTTGTTCACTCTTCAACACACGGCGGCGTAATGATTTCTTCGACTAAAGAACCTTATTACGGAAGAACCTTTACACAGGTAAATCGCGTTTTACAATAA
- a CDS encoding response regulator, translated as MELNSLFLLIEDNLIDQLVTKQLLKKVFSIEQVSIANNGKEGIQWLNNNKRINHQPLIILLDIQMPIMNGFEFLDEFHKLSKDTKKGVQIYVLSSTLDADEIKLIEENEYVTDFLNKPFPIEELKTKFLW; from the coding sequence ATGGAACTTAATTCTTTGTTTTTGTTGATTGAAGACAACCTGATTGACCAGCTTGTTACGAAGCAATTACTAAAAAAAGTTTTTAGTATTGAACAAGTATCTATTGCAAATAATGGAAAAGAAGGAATTCAATGGCTTAACAATAACAAAAGAATTAATCACCAACCGCTTATCATCTTACTAGACATTCAAATGCCTATTATGAATGGTTTTGAGTTTCTGGATGAATTTCACAAGCTCAGTAAAGACACAAAAAAAGGAGTTCAGATTTATGTGCTTTCGTCAACCTTAGATGCTGACGAAATTAAACTGATAGAAGAAAATGAATATGTAACTGATTTTTTAAATAAACCATTTCCAATTGAAGAATTGAAAACTAAATTTTTATGGTAA
- a CDS encoding aconitate hydratase encodes MAFDIEMIKKVYENMPGRVDKAREIVGRPLTLTEKILYNHLWDGNPTQAFGRGVDYVDFAPDRVACQDATAQMALLQFMHAGKPKVAVPTTVHCDHLIQAKVDAATDLARAKTQSNEVFDFLSSVSNKYGIGFWKPGAGIIHQVVLENYAFPGGMMIGTDSHTVNAGGLGMVAIGVGGADAVDVMSGMAWELKFPKLIGVKLTGKLSGWTAPKDVILKVAGILTVKGGTGAIVEYFGEGATSMSCTGKGTICNMGAEIGATTSTFGYDDSMSRYLRSTNRADVADAADKVASYLTGDPEVYANPEQYFDQVIEINLTELEPHLNGPFTPDLATPISKMKETAIKNNWPLQIQVGLIGSCTNSSYEDISRAASLARQVSAKNLKTKSQFTITPGSEVVRYTIERDGFIDTFEKIGATVFANACGPCIGMWDRDGAEKEERNTIVHSFNRNFSKRADGNPNTLAFVGSPELVTAMAIAGDLGFNPLTDTLINEDGEEVRLEAPTGDELPPRGFDVKDPGFQVPAEDGSGVQVVVSPTSERLQLLAPFDAWDGKNITGAKLLIKAFGKCTTDHISMAGPWLRFRGHLDNISNNMLIGAVNAFNQKTNSVKNQLTGTYDAVPAVARAYKAAGVPSIVVGDHNYGEGSSREHAAMEPRFLGVKAVLVKSFARIHETNLKKQGLLGLTFANEADYDKIQEDDTINFTDLTEFAPGKPLTLEFVHANGTKDIILANHTYNAGQIGWFVAGSALNLIAAGKA; translated from the coding sequence ATGGCTTTTGATATTGAAATGATTAAAAAAGTGTATGAGAACATGCCAGGTCGTGTTGATAAAGCACGCGAGATTGTTGGGCGTCCACTTACCTTAACAGAGAAAATTTTATACAATCACCTTTGGGATGGAAATCCAACTCAGGCGTTTGGAAGAGGAGTAGATTATGTTGATTTTGCACCGGATCGTGTAGCATGTCAGGATGCAACTGCTCAAATGGCATTATTGCAATTTATGCATGCCGGAAAGCCTAAAGTAGCAGTACCTACAACGGTCCACTGTGATCACTTGATTCAGGCAAAAGTTGATGCCGCAACCGATTTGGCCCGAGCAAAAACGCAAAGCAATGAAGTTTTCGACTTCTTGTCATCAGTTTCTAATAAATACGGAATTGGTTTCTGGAAACCAGGAGCTGGAATTATTCACCAGGTAGTACTTGAAAATTATGCTTTCCCTGGCGGAATGATGATTGGTACCGATTCTCACACTGTAAATGCAGGTGGTTTAGGAATGGTTGCTATTGGTGTTGGTGGAGCAGATGCTGTAGACGTTATGTCTGGTATGGCTTGGGAACTTAAATTTCCTAAATTAATTGGAGTAAAACTAACTGGTAAATTATCAGGTTGGACAGCTCCTAAAGATGTTATTCTTAAAGTTGCCGGTATTCTTACTGTAAAAGGAGGAACTGGTGCAATCGTTGAATATTTTGGAGAAGGAGCAACTTCTATGTCTTGTACAGGAAAAGGTACTATTTGTAATATGGGTGCAGAAATTGGAGCTACAACTTCAACTTTTGGTTATGATGATTCTATGAGTCGTTATTTACGTTCTACAAATAGAGCCGATGTTGCTGATGCTGCAGACAAAGTAGCTTCTTACTTAACTGGAGATCCAGAAGTATATGCTAATCCAGAACAATATTTTGATCAGGTTATCGAAATCAACTTAACAGAATTAGAGCCACACTTAAACGGACCTTTCACTCCGGATTTAGCGACTCCAATTTCTAAAATGAAAGAAACAGCAATCAAAAACAACTGGCCTTTGCAAATTCAGGTTGGTTTAATTGGTTCATGTACAAACTCATCTTATGAAGATATTTCGCGTGCAGCCTCTTTGGCAAGACAAGTAAGTGCTAAAAACTTAAAAACTAAATCTCAATTTACAATTACTCCAGGTTCAGAGGTTGTTCGTTATACAATTGAAAGAGATGGATTTATCGATACTTTTGAAAAAATTGGAGCTACCGTTTTTGCAAATGCCTGCGGACCATGTATTGGTATGTGGGACAGAGATGGAGCAGAAAAAGAAGAAAGAAACACAATCGTTCACTCTTTCAACCGTAACTTCTCAAAACGTGCAGATGGTAATCCAAATACTTTAGCTTTCGTAGGTTCGCCAGAATTGGTTACCGCTATGGCTATTGCGGGAGATCTTGGTTTTAACCCTTTAACAGATACGTTAATCAACGAAGATGGAGAAGAAGTAAGACTTGAAGCGCCAACAGGAGACGAATTGCCTCCAAGAGGATTTGATGTTAAAGATCCGGGATTCCAGGTTCCTGCTGAAGACGGTTCAGGAGTTCAGGTTGTTGTGAGTCCAACATCAGAGCGTTTACAATTATTAGCTCCGTTTGATGCTTGGGATGGTAAAAACATTACAGGTGCAAAATTATTAATCAAAGCATTCGGAAAATGTACGACGGATCATATTTCTATGGCTGGACCATGGTTACGTTTCCGCGGACATTTAGATAATATTTCAAACAATATGTTGATTGGTGCCGTAAATGCATTCAACCAAAAAACAAACTCCGTTAAAAATCAATTAACAGGTACTTATGATGCAGTTCCTGCTGTAGCACGTGCATACAAAGCGGCTGGAGTTCCGTCTATCGTTGTGGGAGATCACAATTATGGCGAAGGTTCATCACGTGAGCATGCTGCAATGGAGCCACGTTTCTTGGGTGTTAAAGCCGTATTGGTAAAATCTTTTGCCCGTATTCACGAAACAAACCTTAAAAAACAAGGACTTTTAGGATTAACATTCGCTAACGAAGCAGATTACGATAAAATTCAGGAAGACGATACCATTAACTTTACTGATTTAACAGAGTTCGCTCCCGGAAAACCTTTAACGTTGGAATTCGTTCATGCAAATGGAACAAAAGATATAATCTTGGCAAACCACACCTACAACGCAGGTCAAATTGGCTGGTTCGTTGCAGGTTCAGCATTAAACCTAATTGCTGCCGGAAAAGCTTAA
- a CDS encoding bifunctional aconitate hydratase 2/2-methylisocitrate dehydratase yields MNIYQDYIQEIEERKGQGLNPKPIDGAELLSEIIEQIKDLNNEYRADSLNFFIYNVVPGTTSAAGTKAKFLKEIILGEAVVKEITPAFAFELLSHMKGGPSIEVLLDLALGNDAAIAKEAAKVLKTQVYLYEADTDRLKEAFKNGNAAAIEIIKSYAQAEFFTTLPEVVEEIKVVTYIAGEGDISTDLLSPGNQAHSRSDRELHGKCMITPQAQEEIKALQAKHPDASVMLIAEKGTMGVGSSRMSGVNNVALWTGKQASPYVPFINIAPIVAGTNGISPIFLTTVDVTGGIGLDLKNWVKKLDADGNIIRNENNEPILEEAYSVATGTILTINTKTKKLYNGDKELIDISKAFTPQKMEFIKAGGSYAIVFGKKLQTLAAKILDIEAPLVFAPSKEISIEGQGLTAVEKIFNRNAVGITPGKVLHAGSDVRVEVNIVGSQDTTGLMTAQELESMAATVISPIVDGAYQSGCHTASVWDKKAQANIPKLMKFMNDFGLITARDPKGVYHSMTDVIHKVLNDITIDEWAIIIGGDSHTRMSKGVAFGADSGTVALALATGEASMPIPESVKVTFKGEMKDYMDFRDVVHSTQAQMLKKFGGENVFQGRIIEVHLGTLTADQAFTFTDWTAEMKAKASICISEDDTLIESLEIAKSRIQIMIGKGMDNEKQVLQGLINKADKRIAEIKSAEKPALTPDANAKYYAEVVVDLDQIIEPMIADPDVNNADVSKRYTHDTIRPLSFYGGEKKVDLGFIGSCMVHKGDMKILAQMLKNIEDLHGKVEFKAPLVVAPPTYNIVDELKAEGDWEVLQKYSGFEFNDNAPKGAARTEYENMLYLERPGCNLCMGNQEKAAKGDTVMATSTRLFQGRVVEDTEGKKGESLLSSTPVVVLSTILGRTPTLAEYTAAVDGISLTRFAPSHKLLVM; encoded by the coding sequence ATGAATATTTATCAGGATTACATCCAAGAAATTGAAGAACGAAAAGGTCAAGGGCTTAACCCGAAACCAATTGATGGTGCTGAATTATTAAGCGAAATCATTGAACAAATTAAAGATTTGAATAACGAGTATAGAGCAGATTCTCTTAACTTTTTTATTTATAATGTTGTACCGGGGACTACGAGCGCTGCAGGTACAAAAGCGAAGTTTTTAAAAGAAATTATTCTAGGCGAAGCTGTAGTAAAAGAAATTACTCCTGCTTTTGCTTTTGAGTTGTTATCACACATGAAAGGTGGACCTTCTATTGAAGTTTTACTGGATTTGGCACTTGGAAATGATGCTGCTATTGCAAAAGAAGCTGCAAAAGTTCTTAAGACACAAGTTTACCTTTATGAAGCAGATACAGATCGTTTAAAAGAAGCATTCAAAAATGGTAATGCAGCTGCGATCGAAATTATTAAAAGTTATGCTCAGGCAGAGTTTTTTACAACTCTTCCAGAGGTAGTTGAAGAAATTAAAGTAGTTACATATATTGCTGGTGAAGGAGATATTTCGACAGATTTACTTTCTCCGGGTAATCAGGCACACTCACGTTCTGACCGTGAACTTCATGGTAAATGTATGATTACGCCTCAGGCACAAGAGGAAATTAAAGCATTACAAGCAAAACATCCTGACGCAAGCGTTATGTTGATTGCTGAAAAAGGCACAATGGGTGTAGGTTCATCTAGAATGTCAGGAGTTAATAACGTGGCACTTTGGACAGGTAAACAAGCAAGTCCATATGTTCCATTTATTAATATTGCTCCAATCGTTGCAGGAACAAACGGAATTTCTCCAATTTTCCTGACAACTGTTGACGTAACTGGTGGTATTGGTTTAGACCTTAAAAACTGGGTTAAAAAGCTTGATGCAGATGGTAATATTATTCGTAATGAGAATAACGAACCAATCTTAGAAGAAGCTTACTCTGTTGCTACTGGAACTATACTTACAATAAATACAAAAACTAAGAAACTTTATAACGGCGATAAAGAATTAATTGACATTTCTAAGGCATTCACGCCTCAGAAAATGGAATTCATTAAAGCTGGAGGATCATATGCGATTGTATTTGGTAAAAAACTTCAAACATTAGCGGCGAAAATTTTAGATATTGAAGCTCCACTTGTATTTGCTCCATCAAAAGAGATTTCTATTGAAGGACAAGGACTTACAGCAGTAGAGAAAATCTTCAACAGAAACGCTGTTGGAATCACTCCGGGTAAAGTATTACACGCAGGTTCAGATGTTCGTGTAGAAGTAAATATCGTAGGTTCTCAGGATACGACAGGTCTTATGACTGCTCAGGAATTAGAATCTATGGCTGCTACAGTAATCTCTCCAATCGTTGATGGTGCTTACCAATCAGGATGTCACACAGCTTCAGTATGGGATAAAAAAGCTCAGGCAAATATTCCAAAGTTGATGAAATTCATGAACGATTTCGGTTTAATTACTGCTCGTGATCCTAAAGGAGTTTACCATTCAATGACAGACGTAATTCATAAAGTTCTTAATGATATTACTATCGATGAGTGGGCTATCATTATTGGTGGTGACTCTCATACAAGAATGTCAAAAGGTGTTGCTTTTGGTGCTGACTCAGGAACAGTTGCTCTTGCACTTGCTACAGGAGAGGCTTCTATGCCAATTCCGGAATCTGTGAAAGTTACTTTCAAAGGAGAAATGAAAGATTACATGGACTTCCGTGATGTAGTTCACTCAACACAAGCTCAAATGCTTAAAAAGTTTGGTGGTGAAAATGTTTTCCAGGGTAGAATTATTGAGGTTCATCTAGGAACTCTTACTGCTGATCAGGCATTTACATTTACAGACTGGACTGCAGAGATGAAAGCAAAAGCTTCTATCTGTATTTCTGAAGATGATACTTTAATTGAATCTCTTGAGATTGCAAAAAGTAGAATCCAGATCATGATCGGTAAAGGAATGGACAATGAAAAACAAGTTCTTCAAGGATTGATCAATAAAGCAGATAAGAGAATCGCAGAGATTAAATCAGCTGAAAAACCAGCATTAACTCCAGATGCAAATGCGAAGTATTATGCAGAAGTTGTTGTAGATCTTGATCAAATTATCGAGCCTATGATTGCTGATCCAGACGTAAACAATGCAGATGTTTCTAAAAGATATACACACGATACAATCAGACCTCTTTCTTTTTACGGAGGAGAGAAAAAAGTAGATCTTGGATTTATTGGTTCTTGTATGGTTCACAAAGGAGATATGAAGATTTTAGCTCAAATGCTTAAAAACATCGAAGATCTTCACGGTAAAGTTGAGTTCAAAGCGCCGCTTGTAGTAGCGCCACCTACATATAATATTGTAGACGAACTTAAAGCTGAAGGTGATTGGGAAGTTTTACAAAAATACTCAGGTTTCGAATTTAACGATAATGCACCAAAAGGAGCAGCGCGTACAGAATACGAAAACATGTTGTACTTAGAGCGTCCAGGATGTAACCTTTGTATGGGTAACCAGGAAAAAGCAGCAAAAGGAGATACTGTAATGGCAACTTCTACGCGTCTTTTCCAAGGAAGAGTTGTAGAAGATACAGAAGGTAAAAAAGGAGAGTCATTACTTTCTTCTACACCAGTTGTAGTTTTGTCTACAATTTTGGGTAGAACTCCTACACTTGCTGAATATACAGCTGCAGTAGATGGTATTAGTCTAACTAGATTTGCACCTTCTCATAAACTGTTAGTGATGTAA